The Dyadobacter sandarakinus DNA window GGGTAAATCCGGGGAAAACGGTGGCGGATAGGGGTGTTTGAACAAGTAACGAAACATGGGGCGATTTTATAACAATTACCGGCAAATATTTTATTCCGTCTTTTTCCTCCTGCTGCTCTCTGCATACGGTCAGGTCCGTGCCCAGTTTGTGGTTGAAGGGCAGTGCATGCAGAATCCGGATTGTGATGCAGACTCTACTTCATTCAGGGATACGCTGAGTACGGCCACAGCGTGGCAGTGGAGCTTCGGGGATGGCGGCACTGATTCCCGCCGTAATCCTCAGCACTCCTATGCAGCTCCCGGCTCCTACAATGTAACCTTGGTGCGTACGCTTACCGGCGGCACCAGCCAGACGGTTTCAAGGGTCGTGCAGATTGGTGAGTTACCACCCTCTTTTCAGCAATGGAAAACGGATACTACGATTTGTCCGGGCGATACCCTGATCCTCAATCCATACCCCACCGGAGCGCCCGATGGTGCCCGTTATGTGTGGTACCCGAAAGGAGACACTACCCAAACATTGAAAGTTGACAGTTCAGGTTGTTACTCTGTAGAGGTGATCCTGCCCAATGGATGTAAGATCCAGGACAGGGTGAATGTAAAAATATGTATGGAGCCTGCAAACCAGGAAGGAGCCAAGTGGTACTTCGGGGGCAATGCTGGTCTTGATTTTTCCAATAATCCGCCTACGCCCATTACCGACGGTAAGCTGAACACACCCGAGGGTACCTCATCGATTGCCAATTCCAAAGGCCAGCTGCTCTTTTATTCTGATGGTATAACAATCTGGAATAAAAACGGAGATGTCATGCCCTGTTTTGAGCTGACCAACTGTGCGCCATTAAAAGGAAGTCCCAACTCCACCCAGTCCGTGCTCATTGTGCCGCAGCCTACCTGTAAAGGCTGTGAGTATTTGTACAATGTATTTACAACCTCCGACATCAATGGAGAAAAACTGCTTACGGTCAGCGTCGTGGATATGCGCCGTAATAATGGTTTGGGAGCTATTATCGAGCAGAATACGACTCTACAGCAGCCTACCACGGAAAGGCTGGCTTCTGTCCGCAATGACCGCGACAGTACTTACTGGGTAATTACCCACGATTACGGAACCAATAAATTCCGCATATTTCATGCAACGGACGGCGGACTGGTAGAGACCAGCACTCCTGAACTGGGGATGGCACATGATACTCCTGCCGAGGCACAGGGCTACATGAAGTTTTCTTCTCCTGACAGTACCACCGGGGAGCGCAGGCTGGCTGTTGTAGTGCCCGGCCCGCCTCAAAATTATGTGGAGCTTTACAAATTCAACGACTCTACCGGAGTTTTGACCTATGACAAAACGATGGATCTTGGTCCCGCGCCGCCTACTGCATACGGGATTGAATTTTCACCGACCGGGGAGAAAATGTACATTTCCTTTCAGGGGGGCAATGGTACCAGTTCTTACCTGAAACAGTACGATCTGACCCTGCCGGACAGCCTTTTGACCGAAACTGCCATCACGATCGACAGTTCTGCAACACAAACTTATGGAGCACTACAGTTCGCATCCGACGGACGCATTTACATGGCGGTTAAAGGAAGCGAGTACCTGGCTGTTATCGGCGAGCCGGAGGGTAATTCCCTTACAGCGATCGAGTATGAGCGTGATGGAGTAAGTCTGGGCGGAAAAAACAGCCAGCTGGGTTTGCCGAACATGGTTCAGGATTTTACGCAGGAATCTTCCGGGCCCGGCTTTGAGGCGGATGGTTTTTGTACCAATGAACCTACTACATTCCAGGCCAGCCCGATCTGCGATCCCATTGAAGATACCTACTCCTGGGATTTCCTGGGAAATGGAGCGTTTACAGCCCCCTCCAAGCAGCAGCAGGCTACCTACACGTACACCCAGCCCGGAACATACATGGTAGCAATGCGCGCTACCAACCGGTGCAAGGATACGACCATTGTGCAGGAAATAACCATTTACGAAACTCCGCCGCAAATCGACCTCGGAGCTGATAAGGATACCTGTGGTGCCTATGTTCCGCTGGATATGAAAGTGCAGGCCGATGTGTATGCATGGATCAACCGGGGCAGGGTTGTAAGTCGGCAGCGTACATACCGGGCTACGGCTACCGGCCGGTACATTGCAGTAGCGTTCAACGGACCGAAAGGGGAATGTTACTCTGCGGATACCATCGAAATTACCTTGCGTAAGCCGCCTGCCTTCACCCTGGGCGCTGATACTACCCTGTGCCGCGACAGCTCCATTGTACTTACCGTATCCAGTGACCGCTGGATCGAATTCAACTGGAGTACAGGCGAGACGACGCGGGATATCACAGTGGGTCAGGCGGGTACTTACTCGGTAACTGTCAAGGACCGTAACGATTGTTTTAATGCAGATACACTTACCGTGGGCGAGCGTCCCTCACCGGTTCTGAACCTGATTCCCGAATATGTGATCTGTATTCCCGACGGACAGTCGGTGATCCTCGATGCCAATGGTCAGGGGCTGCTAAAATATGAGTGGGAGCCGTCCGGCGATACCACACGTACCATTACCGTCAACACAGAAGGTACTTATACGGTAGTGGCGACCAATGCAGAAGGCTGCGTGTCCGAGAAGTCGACGCAGGTGGTTGACCGCTGTGAGCCCCGGTTTTTTATTCCGGATGCATTTACGCCGGATGGTGAGGGTAACAATGAGGTATTGGAAATATTCGGGGCTTACTACACCAATTTCTCCATGCGCATTTACAATCGCTGGGGCGAAGTCATTTACGCTACCAACAACATTGAAGACCGCTGGGACGGAACTTACAAGGGCCTTAAAGTACAGCCGGGCAGCTATCCGTACGTACTGTCCTATGAAGGCCTGTACTATCCGGAGCGTGCTCCTATTGTAAAAAGAGGATCAGTAATGGTGATCCGCTGATCTTCTTTTTGCAGATTAAAACCGCTATTTTTGATTAGGTAACATTTATATTGAAGATGCGGCAGGATTATTTGTCCGGGGAGAAGGAAAACCTTTCCAATGCAGAGAAGGAGATAGAGCGGGCACTCCGGCCGCTGACTTTCAGTGATTTTACAGGGCAGCACAAGATTCTTGAAAACCTTAAAATTTTCGTCCAGGCTGCCCGTATGCGCGGCGATGCGCTGGATCATGTACTGCTGCATGGTCCTCCGGGTTTAGGAAAAACAACCCTGTCGCATATTGTGGCCAATGAACTTGGCTCGGGGATCAAGATTACGTCGGGCCCGGTTCTGGACAAGCCCAGCGACCTGGCTGGTTTGCTGACCAATCTTCAGGAACATGACGTTTTGTTTATAGATGAAATTCATCGTCTGAACCCCATTGTAGAAGAGTACCTCTATTCTGCTATGGAGGACTACAAAATTGATATTATGCTGGACAGCGGGCCCAATGCGCGCAGTATCCAGATTGGACTGAATCCATTTACGCTGATCGGTGCCACTACCCGTGCCGGAATGCTCACTTCGCCTTTGCGGGCCAGGTTCGGGATCAATGCGAGGCTGGAATACTATGATGCACAGCTTTTATCAACGATCCTCAAACGTTCCGCCGCTATCCTGGGTACGCCGCTCGATGAGGATGCTGCTTTTGAAATAGCCCGCAGGAGCCGCGGAACTCCCAGGATCTCCAATAATCTGCTCAGAAGAACCCGTGATTTTGCGCAGGTAAAAGGTAATGGAAAAATTACGGTTGCTATCGCCGAAATGGCTTTGCAGGCGCTGGATGTGGACCAGAATGGACTCGATGAAATGGATAACCGCATTCTCAGTACCATTGTTGAAAAATTCAAGGGAGGACCCGTGGGCTTGTCTACCATTGCGACCGCATGTGGAGAAGAAGCGGAAACCATTGAGGAAGTGTATGAGCCCTTTCTGATCCAGGAAGGTTACCTGAAAAGAACGTCCCGTGGCAGGGAAGTTACCGAGAAAGCATTCAGGCATTTGGGTATTTTGCCAAGACACCGCTCAGGCGAATTGTTCTGATTTGCAGCCTTTCAGGTTTTAAATAAATGTATCTGCGTTAACTTATTATGTCGTACTTTTGCGGTAAAATTAAGAAGCCGCCTCTATGACTGAAGTACTGGTATCTGAAAAGTTAGTAGTGAGAGTGCCGTGTGCTGTGATTGAATGTGAAGGAAAGGTACTTGCAGGCCAGCGCAGTGCGGAGATGTCGTTTCCCTTACAATGGGAATTCCCGGGTGGAAAGCAGGAAAACGGCGAGACAGACGAAGAAACCCTGATCCGGGAAATCCGGGAGGAGCTTGATGTTGAGATTGAGATTTTCGACCGGCTTCCGGTTACAATAAAGGACCAGGGATGGCGCGAAATAATCCTGGTACCTTTTATTTGCAGCCTTAAAACACGGCAGATACAGCTTACCGAGCATGAACAAATCCAATGGCTTACCCCGGAGGACTTGCCATCTCTGGACTGGACTGAGGCGGATCTGGAAATCATCCGGAACTACTTCACCTACCTAGCGGCTAAAATTTAGCCGTTTTCCTTTTATACTTTCATCAAATTTCCCGTTTTCAAACGCCAGGTGGCCCGATACAAACGTATGTGTTACCTGCGAATGAAATGTCGTTCCTTCAAACGGTGACCAGCCGCATTTGGATTCAATATTGTCTGGTGAAACCGTAGTAGTCGCCTCGGTATCAACAAGGATGAGGTCGGCCCAGTAGCCTTCTCGTATATAGCCCCGTTCACGGATCTGGAAACAGTCGGCCACGGCGTGGCTCATTTTTTCTACAACCCGCTCGATAGAAATTTTGCCCTGCCTGCTGAGTTCCAGCATGACATTGAGCGTATGCTGCACAAGCGGAAGTCCCGAAGGAGCCTGCCAGTAATGCTGTTTTTTTTCTTCCATCGTATGGGGAGCATGATCCGTTGCAATCACGTCAATGCGGTTATCAAGTACTGCCTGGAGAATCGCCTCTTTGTGGTGCGGTGCCTTGATTGCAGGATTGCATTTAATCTTATTTCCCAGATTGTGATAATCCTCTGCATCAAACCAGAGATGATGTACGCAAGCCTCCGCAGTAACCAGCTTCGGCAAGCCGTTACTCAGCAGGATCTGCCCATTTGAACGATTGCCTGGCTCAAAAAGAAAGACTTCGTCACCCGTCGAAATATGCAGAATGTGCAGGCGGGTGTTGTTTTTGTGCGCCAGTGAGGTTGCAAAGGAAGAAGATTTAAGGCATGCCTCTTCATTACGGATCAAAGCATGGATATTATAAGGCACATTTTCACCATACATTTCACGGTATAATTCCATTCGCTGCCGCACGGTGGGCTCATCTTCACAATGGGTGGCGATCAGGCATGGTGCATTGGCAAAAAGCTTTTCAAGTACCTCCGGAGCATCCACCAGCATATTCCCGGTAGATGAGCCCATAAAGATTTTAATGCCGCAAACCTCCGTGACGTCTGTCTTCATTACCTCGTCATAGTTGCTGTTGGAAGCACCCATAAAAAAGGAGTAGTTGGCCAGGGAGGTAGCTGCTGCAATGTCATATTTGTCTTGTAAAAGCGGCTGTGTGAGTGTATTCGGCACCGTGTTCGGCATTTCCATGAACGAAGTTACTCCGCCGGCTACTGCGGCGCGTGCCTCCATGTAAATGTTTGCCTTGTGCGTTAATCCGGGTTCTCTGAAATGCACCTGATCGTCAATCACCCCGGGCATAAGGTACTTGCCGCGGGCATCAATCACACGATCCGCAGCATTGGACTGCAGGTCGCTGCCAATCTTCGTGATGTGACCATTTTCAATCAGCACGTCTAATTCCTGAACTGAATTCTCATTTACTACGCGTGCATTGACAATCAACGTGGACATAACAGGTGCATTAGGTTTTTGATGTGCAAAGGTATCCAGTCTTTTAAATAATCGGTAGCAATGCTAAAAATGAACCTTCGCACTTACCTGAATGATTTTGTTGACCTTGTTTTTCCGAGATCCTGTGCGGCCTGTAATATAGGTTTGCTCGGGAATGAGGAAGTAATCTGCACTTTTTGCCGCATTTCACTGCCACGTGCCCATAGTGACGGTATGCATGCAGATACGATCCGCTATAAGTTTGTAAATCTGCCGGAGGTACTAGCCACCTATACTTTTTTACTTTTTACAAAAAAAGGCAAGGTTCAGCAGCTACTGCACGCGCTGAAATACCGCGGGAACAAGGAGGTAGGAGTAACACTGGGACAAATGTTCGGGCAGGAGCTGGTGGCTGCACGGGCATTACCAGACGGCGCCCTAATCCTGAGTGTTCCGCTGCATGCAAAGAAGAAACAAAAACGCGGGTATAATCAGAGTGATCTGCTTGCAGAGGGCATTTCGCTGGCATGCAGCCTTCCCTGGTCGGGCACTATCCTCGCCCGGACCAAGTACACGCAAACACAAACAGGAAAAAGCAAGTCGGAGCGGCGAAGTAATGTGAATGGTGTTTTCAAAGTTACACAGCCAATTGATACCGGAACGATCATTCTCGTAGACGATGTACTTACTACCGGCGCCACCCTGGAAGAATGCATTAACACCCTAAAACAAGCGGGCTGCAAGCAGTTTTATATACTCACTATCGCATTGGCGCAGCATTAAAAAGGAAGAGGTGCCAGGCTAGCCTGGCACCTCTTCCTTTTTAATGCTCTTATGCTTTTACTCCTTATGAGTTCCTGTTGCAATCATTGCGCAGCGGAAACCTACCATGGCAGTAGCAGAGTCCTGGTCCATATAGCGGCGGGTGCCTGGTGAAAGCCAGTAAGCTACATCAGCCCAGGAGCCACCTTTATACACACGCAGATTGTCATTTACCAGCGAGTTGCTGTTTTTGTTATCGTAGTTCTTGGCATCATCCTGGTAACCATCACGGCGGAATGAGTTCAGGTCGTTTACGTCATTGTTGGACAATGGACGATATACGTCATACACCCACTCGCTTACATTTCCGGCCATATCATACAACCCATTGTCATTGGCAGGGTACGAGCGAATTTCCTGAGTGATAATCGCGCCGTCATTAGACTTTCCGGCAATACCGGCGTAGTCACCAGGACCGCGCTTGAAGTTGGCAAGCATGGTACCTTGTTTACGGCCACGCGGCTGACGCATCGTAGACCCATCCCAAGGATAAATCCGCTGATTTGACTGATTTTCGTCAGAATACTGGGTACCGATCATGGCGATGGCAGCATACTCAAACTCAGCTTCTGTAGGAAGGCGGTACGGAGGCATCACATATCCACTTTCAATGCGAAGTGGCGCAGGTGCCGATTCAGCAGATGCAACTGCTTCTGCCTCTCCTTTTTTCTTCTTGCCAAAAGAGAAACCTTTTTTCTTCTTGCCTGCTGCATTACCTGCAATCGTATTTGCCTGACTCACCGCAGCAGTACGCCATGCACAGTAATCGTTGGCCTGCACCCATGATACACCTACAACCGGATATAACCGGAAGCCCGGGTGGCGCAAATACATGGTTACATAAGAATCATTGAAAGAAAGCTCATTGAACCAAACATTGGTATCAGGCAGGGCCTTACTGTAAAACTCCTCCGAAGAGTCACGCTGTACCGCATTGAGGTATTCCAGGTAGTGGACGTTGGCCACTTCCGTCTGGTCCATATAAAAGGACTGTATACTTACGGTTCTTTTCGGATTGTCCCGGCGGCTCATTACTTCTTCTTCCAGCGAGCCCATGGTAAACCGGCCGCCTTCGATATAAACCAGGTCAGGGCCTGCGGGCAATGCTTTGTATTGCTTCACCTCGAATCCGTCCTTCCCATTATAAGCCAGGCCCGTTTTAGAGCTTGTTTTACCCGGCTTAAGGCTCGTAGGCTTCTTGTTCTTACTACACGAAGTAGCCGCCAATAACACAATCATAATCAGCGCGATCGACCGGGTACCTATCTTTTGCATGCAAATCATTGCTTTAAAGTGACTTAAGTATTTCGTAGTTACTAGTATGCGAAACCGCAAATGTATTGAAATGAATCGAAACTAATTTAATCAAAAAACGGCTACCGGGTTATTTCCATCAAAATATTACGGGCCTGCTCAATGCTTTTTACATCTTCACAAATCAAAATGAGCTTGCCTTTCTGATCTTTCAATGAAATTTCCCGCGGGTGCTTTTTAATGTAATCGATTACCTGCCCGAACTTAGCCGACTGGAAGAAATCGTCGTTCTGCGAAACAACGAAGTAGCCTTTCATGGTATTGCTCTTCAAAGTCAGTTTTTCAAAGTGCAAAGTCTCTGCTTCCCAGCGTAAACGGACCGTTTTCAGCAAGTCCTGTACCTCTACCGGCACAGGCCCGAAACGGTCCAGGATCTCCTGCTCAAATTTACCCAGATCCTCTTCTGTCTCAATATTGTCAAGGCGGGTATATAACGACAGCCTTTCTGAAATATTTTTAACATAATTATCGGGGATCAATGTTGCAAAATCGGTCTCGATCTGGCACTCCGATACCAGGTTTTTAGGTAAGCCCAGGGCAGTTGCAAACAGGTCCTTGAACTCATTATTTTTCAGTTCCTGTACAGCTTCGTCCAGCATTTTATGGTAAAGCTCATAGCCCAGGTCATTTACAAATCCGCTCTGCTCGGCACCAAGCAGATTGCCTGCTCCCCGGATATCAAGGTCACGCATGGCCACCTTAAAACCATCGCCCAGCTCCGAAAACTCTTCCAGCGTCTGAAGGCGCTTGCGGGAATCACTCGCCAGGGTCGATGCCGTGGGAGTCAGCAGGTAGCAGAATGCCTTCCGGTTGGAACGTCCCACACGGCCACGCATCTGGTGAAGGTCAGAGAGGCCGAACATATGCGCAGAGTTGATGATGATCGTATTGGCATTTGCAATATCAATCCCGGACTCGATGATGTTGGTCGAAACCAGAATGTCAAATTCACCCTCAATGAATTTAACCATTACTTTTTCGAGCTTGTCCCCATCCATCTGCCCATGAGCAACTCCGATCCGCACGTCTGGTACGAGGCGCATGATGATATTGGCAATGGATTCAATGTCATTGACTCTGTTATGCACAAAGAAAACCTGACCGCCGCGCTGAACTTCGTAGCTGATTGCATCACGGATAAATTCTTCACTGAATGTATGTACCTCGGTGGTAACAGGCTGGCGGTTGGGCGGAGGTGTGGCAATTACCGAAAGGTCGCGGGCGCCCATCAGTGAAAAATGCAGCGTACGCGGGATCGGGGTGGCTGTCAACGTCAGTACGTCTACGTTGATCCGCATTTCTTTAAGCCGGTCCTTGGCTTTTACACCAAACTTCTGCTCCTCGTCAATTACCAGTAAGCCCAGGTCCTTGAAAATTACATCCTTATTGAGAATGCGGTGGGTACCGATCAAAATATCAATTTTACCCTCCGCAGCTTCTTTGAGTGTATCCTTGATTTCTTTGGTTGTCTTGAAACGGTTGATATAGCCTACCCGCGCCGGAAAGTCAGCAAGCCGCTCGCTGAATGTTTTGTAATGCTGCATTGCGAGGATTGTAGTAGGTACAAGTATTGCCACCTGCTTGCTGTCGCACACGGCCTTGAATGCGGCACGGATCGCAATTTCTGTTTTACCAAAACCAACATCCCCGCACACCAGCCTGTCCATAGGGTTAGGCTTTTCCATATCATCCTTCACGCTGGTCGTAGCCGTAGCCTGGTCGGGTGTGTCTTCGTACAAAAACGACGATTCCAGCTCAGCCTGCATGTAATTGTCGGGTGAAAACTGAAAGCCCGGGGTCTGCCGGCGTTTTGCGTATAATGCAATCAGCTCGTGCGCAATGTCTTTAAGCTGCTTTTTAACCTTCGATTTCTTAGCTTCCCACTCGCCGGACCCAAGCTTGCTCATAGCCGGGGGAACACCCTCGCGACCGGTATATTTAGCAATTTTATGCAGGTTATGCACACTCACATACAGCAGGTCATTATCCCGGTAAATCAGCCTGACCGCCTCCTGCTCCTTGCCGTTTACATCTTTCCGCTCCATACCCGCAAACCGGCCTATGCCATAGTCTACGTGTGTTACAAAGTCGCCTGGCTGCAGAGAGCGCAGTTCCTTCATGGTAATCGCCTTGGATTTGCTGAATTTTTCTTTGAGGCGGTATTTGTAAAAACGCGCAAAAATCTGGTGATCTGTGTAGCAGGCAAGTTTCAGGTTATCGTCAACAAAACCTTCCCGCAATGAAATGTGGATCGGCCGAAATTTCACAAACGGATCAAGGTCTTCAAAAATCCGTTCAAGCCGATCGAGCTGCTTGGGCTGCTCCGCCACAATCACATTGGTATATCCTTTGGACTGGTTTTCTGAAAGATCATCAATCAGGCGTTTAAAATCCTTGTTGAAGGATGGCTGCGGCTTGGAGGAGTACGGCAGCTTGGCTTCTGACTTAAAGTAAGACTTTTTACCAAACTCAACCGTCTTGAATTTTTTGATATGATTTAAAAACCCGCGCCGTGTTTCGAAAAGGTCCTGCGGA harbors:
- a CDS encoding (deoxy)nucleoside triphosphate pyrophosphohydrolase produces the protein MTEVLVSEKLVVRVPCAVIECEGKVLAGQRSAEMSFPLQWEFPGGKQENGETDEETLIREIREELDVEIEIFDRLPVTIKDQGWREIILVPFICSLKTRQIQLTEHEQIQWLTPEDLPSLDWTEADLEIIRNYFTYLAAKI
- the gldJ gene encoding gliding motility lipoprotein GldJ, which produces MQKIGTRSIALIMIVLLAATSCSKNKKPTSLKPGKTSSKTGLAYNGKDGFEVKQYKALPAGPDLVYIEGGRFTMGSLEEEVMSRRDNPKRTVSIQSFYMDQTEVANVHYLEYLNAVQRDSSEEFYSKALPDTNVWFNELSFNDSYVTMYLRHPGFRLYPVVGVSWVQANDYCAWRTAAVSQANTIAGNAAGKKKKGFSFGKKKKGEAEAVASAESAPAPLRIESGYVMPPYRLPTEAEFEYAAIAMIGTQYSDENQSNQRIYPWDGSTMRQPRGRKQGTMLANFKRGPGDYAGIAGKSNDGAIITQEIRSYPANDNGLYDMAGNVSEWVYDVYRPLSNNDVNDLNSFRRDGYQDDAKNYDNKNSNSLVNDNLRVYKGGSWADVAYWLSPGTRRYMDQDSATAMVGFRCAMIATGTHKE
- a CDS encoding PKD domain-containing protein — its product is MGRFYNNYRQIFYSVFFLLLLSAYGQVRAQFVVEGQCMQNPDCDADSTSFRDTLSTATAWQWSFGDGGTDSRRNPQHSYAAPGSYNVTLVRTLTGGTSQTVSRVVQIGELPPSFQQWKTDTTICPGDTLILNPYPTGAPDGARYVWYPKGDTTQTLKVDSSGCYSVEVILPNGCKIQDRVNVKICMEPANQEGAKWYFGGNAGLDFSNNPPTPITDGKLNTPEGTSSIANSKGQLLFYSDGITIWNKNGDVMPCFELTNCAPLKGSPNSTQSVLIVPQPTCKGCEYLYNVFTTSDINGEKLLTVSVVDMRRNNGLGAIIEQNTTLQQPTTERLASVRNDRDSTYWVITHDYGTNKFRIFHATDGGLVETSTPELGMAHDTPAEAQGYMKFSSPDSTTGERRLAVVVPGPPQNYVELYKFNDSTGVLTYDKTMDLGPAPPTAYGIEFSPTGEKMYISFQGGNGTSSYLKQYDLTLPDSLLTETAITIDSSATQTYGALQFASDGRIYMAVKGSEYLAVIGEPEGNSLTAIEYERDGVSLGGKNSQLGLPNMVQDFTQESSGPGFEADGFCTNEPTTFQASPICDPIEDTYSWDFLGNGAFTAPSKQQQATYTYTQPGTYMVAMRATNRCKDTTIVQEITIYETPPQIDLGADKDTCGAYVPLDMKVQADVYAWINRGRVVSRQRTYRATATGRYIAVAFNGPKGECYSADTIEITLRKPPAFTLGADTTLCRDSSIVLTVSSDRWIEFNWSTGETTRDITVGQAGTYSVTVKDRNDCFNADTLTVGERPSPVLNLIPEYVICIPDGQSVILDANGQGLLKYEWEPSGDTTRTITVNTEGTYTVVATNAEGCVSEKSTQVVDRCEPRFFIPDAFTPDGEGNNEVLEIFGAYYTNFSMRIYNRWGEVIYATNNIEDRWDGTYKGLKVQPGSYPYVLSYEGLYYPERAPIVKRGSVMVIR
- the ruvB gene encoding Holliday junction branch migration DNA helicase RuvB encodes the protein MRQDYLSGEKENLSNAEKEIERALRPLTFSDFTGQHKILENLKIFVQAARMRGDALDHVLLHGPPGLGKTTLSHIVANELGSGIKITSGPVLDKPSDLAGLLTNLQEHDVLFIDEIHRLNPIVEEYLYSAMEDYKIDIMLDSGPNARSIQIGLNPFTLIGATTRAGMLTSPLRARFGINARLEYYDAQLLSTILKRSAAILGTPLDEDAAFEIARRSRGTPRISNNLLRRTRDFAQVKGNGKITVAIAEMALQALDVDQNGLDEMDNRILSTIVEKFKGGPVGLSTIATACGEEAETIEEVYEPFLIQEGYLKRTSRGREVTEKAFRHLGILPRHRSGELF
- a CDS encoding dihydroorotase; amino-acid sequence: MSTLIVNARVVNENSVQELDVLIENGHITKIGSDLQSNAADRVIDARGKYLMPGVIDDQVHFREPGLTHKANIYMEARAAVAGGVTSFMEMPNTVPNTLTQPLLQDKYDIAAATSLANYSFFMGASNSNYDEVMKTDVTEVCGIKIFMGSSTGNMLVDAPEVLEKLFANAPCLIATHCEDEPTVRQRMELYREMYGENVPYNIHALIRNEEACLKSSSFATSLAHKNNTRLHILHISTGDEVFLFEPGNRSNGQILLSNGLPKLVTAEACVHHLWFDAEDYHNLGNKIKCNPAIKAPHHKEAILQAVLDNRIDVIATDHAPHTMEEKKQHYWQAPSGLPLVQHTLNVMLELSRQGKISIERVVEKMSHAVADCFQIRERGYIREGYWADLILVDTEATTTVSPDNIESKCGWSPFEGTTFHSQVTHTFVSGHLAFENGKFDESIKGKRLNFSR
- the mfd gene encoding transcription-repair coupling factor; its protein translation is MEVKDLLTLYGGDSYLDLILSQISSKEPESAHVQIKGLVGSLDAVLTAAIQQKKKGPALYILSDREEAAYFQNDLQNLLKDAEVLFYPTSYKRPYHYEEVDNANVLMRGEILNKLNVSRSIPLQVVTYPEALFEKVINKRSLKANTFAVKVGEKLDSAFLTEFLNNYGFEMTDFVFEAGQFSVRGGIIDVFSYASEHPFRIELFGDEVDSIRSFDPDTQLSIEVVKQINIVPDIQQKLSHETRESFLNFFPSETVLWFKDAELTLEIIEKCMERAEKALEEVTGGGVQIVSNPQDLFETRRGFLNHIKKFKTVEFGKKSYFKSEAKLPYSSKPQPSFNKDFKRLIDDLSENQSKGYTNVIVAEQPKQLDRLERIFEDLDPFVKFRPIHISLREGFVDDNLKLACYTDHQIFARFYKYRLKEKFSKSKAITMKELRSLQPGDFVTHVDYGIGRFAGMERKDVNGKEQEAVRLIYRDNDLLYVSVHNLHKIAKYTGREGVPPAMSKLGSGEWEAKKSKVKKQLKDIAHELIALYAKRRQTPGFQFSPDNYMQAELESSFLYEDTPDQATATTSVKDDMEKPNPMDRLVCGDVGFGKTEIAIRAAFKAVCDSKQVAILVPTTILAMQHYKTFSERLADFPARVGYINRFKTTKEIKDTLKEAAEGKIDILIGTHRILNKDVIFKDLGLLVIDEEQKFGVKAKDRLKEMRINVDVLTLTATPIPRTLHFSLMGARDLSVIATPPPNRQPVTTEVHTFSEEFIRDAISYEVQRGGQVFFVHNRVNDIESIANIIMRLVPDVRIGVAHGQMDGDKLEKVMVKFIEGEFDILVSTNIIESGIDIANANTIIINSAHMFGLSDLHQMRGRVGRSNRKAFCYLLTPTASTLASDSRKRLQTLEEFSELGDGFKVAMRDLDIRGAGNLLGAEQSGFVNDLGYELYHKMLDEAVQELKNNEFKDLFATALGLPKNLVSECQIETDFATLIPDNYVKNISERLSLYTRLDNIETEEDLGKFEQEILDRFGPVPVEVQDLLKTVRLRWEAETLHFEKLTLKSNTMKGYFVVSQNDDFFQSAKFGQVIDYIKKHPREISLKDQKGKLILICEDVKSIEQARNILMEITR
- a CDS encoding ComF family protein, whose product is MNLRTYLNDFVDLVFPRSCAACNIGLLGNEEVICTFCRISLPRAHSDGMHADTIRYKFVNLPEVLATYTFLLFTKKGKVQQLLHALKYRGNKEVGVTLGQMFGQELVAARALPDGALILSVPLHAKKKQKRGYNQSDLLAEGISLACSLPWSGTILARTKYTQTQTGKSKSERRSNVNGVFKVTQPIDTGTIILVDDVLTTGATLEECINTLKQAGCKQFYILTIALAQH